The Bacteroidota bacterium genome includes the window GCAGCCCCAGGAACAGTACCCACGCTACTACTGCGCAGACTAGCACTTTTATTGAAATGCGTCTCACTGGAAATTAAAGGTTGAGTACCTTGCCAATAAACAGAATGGCACCTGTGTGGTGCTCGCGAATAACAAAAAGAAATGGACGGTCAGCGCGAAAAACGGTTGGGACCGGGTCTTCGCCAACACTGGTTACGCCCACCGAAACAGACGTAACTGCAGCTGCTTCTGTACCTTCTTCATTTACTTCAATCAATGCTTTGTGCATGACTTTGGATATGAAGAGCGGCAGGTCAGGGTTGATGCCTGAGAAGTTGGCACTGGATTCGTTAAATGCATCCTGCATGCCCATTGCTTTGAGCATTTCATTGAGAGGTTGCTCGTACGTAATTTTGAACCGGGGGACAAATATGTCCAGCTCTGTCAGCGCCATGTTACGTGTCCAGTCATCCCAAGTGTTGTTGTCCATCTCTGCAATGATGTCATCCAGCGTGCCGGCTTCCTGCGGCAGTACAAGCGTCATGCTGTACAGTGAGTCGCCATAAGGCAGGTCGATAATGGACACGTCATCATTGGATGCAAAGGGCACCAGGTTATACAGGTGCATCAGGGGCACTTGCTGTGTCGTGCGGTTATTACCGTAAAAAGGAGCGTCGAGCGTTTCAGTTTCTTCAAATTGGTAGGTCCAGGCGCCTTTAAAGTAGATGGCGTTAATCAAATACATGACATCCTGGGGCGAAATGGCGTCTATGATTTTATCGATTTTGCCGCTGGTCTTGTTGTCTACCCAGTTGTTGATTGTGGTTTTTGCCTCCGGGTTGTTGAAATCGAGCGCAGCTATTTCAGCGTCAAACGTTGCCACATTTGTGTCCAGGAATTGGGGCAAAACAGCGAGGTTGTCGCGATACCAGATGCTGTTCGCCAAATTGACAGCTACTTTAGGATCAAGCTGG containing:
- a CDS encoding serpin family protein; translation: MRIIYLSRLVLLSFLCLLVACDATSQEEEQVPRINPNVSPELARLVQSDNAFGIDLFTSLSADAPAENVFISPLSVSMALGMVRNGASGNTRDEMNQTLNKDTLDESEINASYRTILDLHAQLDPKVAVNLANSIWYRDNLAVLPQFLDTNVATFDAEIAALDFNNPEAKTTINNWVDNKTSGKIDKIIDAISPQDVMYLINAIYFKGAWTYQFEETETLDAPFYGNNRTTQQVPLMHLYNLVPFASNDDVSIIDLPYGDSLYSMTLVLPQEAGTLDDIIAEMDNNTWDDWTRNMALTELDIFVPRFKITYEQPLNEMLKAMGMQDAFNESSANFSGINPDLPLFISKVMHKALIEVNEEGTEAAAVTSVSVGVTSVGEDPVPTVFRADRPFLFVIREHHTGAILFIGKVLNL